The genomic stretch CTGTTTGATGGGATACGCGATCGCACCTGGAAGCCTGGAGAAACTCGCAAAAACGAACTGGTGTTTATTGGACGAAATTTAGATGCAGCCAAACTGAGAGAGGACTTTTTAGCGTGTATGGCTTAAGTGCTAATGGTAAAAAATTATTTGACCGACAGGTTTCGGAGACAGTCTCTGAATATGTAACGGGGTTGGCTTGGTCGCCTGACGGTAAAGTCTTAGCCGTTAGTTCAGCGGCAGGGGAAGTCATGCTGTGCCGGAATTTGCCCAATCAAAAGGGAAA from Candidatus Methylacidiphilales bacterium encodes the following:
- a CDS encoding GTP-binding protein; protein product: MKGILTLKGEDNRFVFQGVHMLFDGIRDRTWKPGETRKNELVFIGRNLDAAKLREDFLACMA